The nucleotide sequence CAGCAAGGCTTTGTCGAAAGAACTCGGTCCGCAAGGGGTTCGGGTGAATTCCATCGCTCCCGGGTGGATCAATACCACCGCCGCCCAAAAGCTGGTGAAGCGCATGGCGGAACATGCCGGGACGGATGAGGAAACCGCCAGACAGGGCATCGTCGATTCTCTCGGAGGCATTCCGATCGGTCGTGCGGCCTGGCCCGAAGAGGTTGCGGAACTCGCCGCGTTTCTCGCTTCCGACCGCGCGGCATCCATCCACGGCGCGGAACTGGTGATCGACGGGGGAACGATCCCTACGCTTTGAGCGAAGCCAGCGCGCGACTGAGATCATTCGGATGACGATAACCCAGATGGTAGGCCACCGCCTTCACCTGCCAGCCTTCCTCACGGATCAGCCGCCGTGCCTCCTCGGATTTGATCCTGCGGAAATAAGCGCCGGGAGACAACCCCGTCTGCGCCCGGAAGAAACGGTGCAGGGTGCTGGGGGACATCCGGAGGTAATCGCACAACGCGGGCACCGGTGCGTGGATGGCGAGGTTTCCAGCCATCCACGCATGGGCGAGCTTCCAGCGCATCTCGTCCACCGCCGGAGCGGTCTGGCTGGATCTGGAAATCTCGATCTCCAACAACTCCCGCAAGGCGGCCAAGGCACGCGGCAATTGTCCATCGGCCAGGGCGACCTCATTCCTGCAGCGGCTGTGCAACTCTGTCAGCGCCGCCACGGAGCCTGGCCGTAGTTCCAACGCGAGATAGCCTCCCTCCTCCGGACGCAATTCAGGGAGCACCGGCCGACCCTGCCAGATCCAAACGAGGATCTCAACCGCCGTCCGCTTCAACTGCGATATGCCGAACGCGCAGTCCGGATCGAACAACATCGCCACCGGCCCCTTCACCGTATGGCTTTCGTTCCCCGTCGTGACAATTACCTCCCCCCGCAGCACCAGATAATAATTCGTCCCGAGATCATAATGGAACGCGAGCGGATCCTTCTCGAAATCGCGCTGTCCCCAGCCGAGATAGAGGAGCGGCAGTTCCTCTCCCCCACCCCAGCTCGGGCGGCCCGGCGGCGGGCTGAGGGTACCTTTCGGAATCATCATGGACGTAATAGCATTTTATGTCACCGCGCCGCGATGAGCTAGCTTTTTTCCGTATGAA is from Luteolibacter yonseiensis and encodes:
- a CDS encoding helix-turn-helix transcriptional regulator; amino-acid sequence: MMIPKGTLSPPPGRPSWGGGEELPLLYLGWGQRDFEKDPLAFHYDLGTNYYLVLRGEVIVTTGNESHTVKGPVAMLFDPDCAFGISQLKRTAVEILVWIWQGRPVLPELRPEEGGYLALELRPGSVAALTELHSRCRNEVALADGQLPRALAALRELLEIEISRSSQTAPAVDEMRWKLAHAWMAGNLAIHAPVPALCDYLRMSPSTLHRFFRAQTGLSPGAYFRRIKSEEARRLIREEGWQVKAVAYHLGYRHPNDLSRALASLKA